One Natrinema longum genomic window carries:
- a CDS encoding peptidase, which translates to MIAAVAFWLGLLVVGHLAGRLYGSYTMGRSHGDDHRSRGTYRLLSLVGLTAVVGLTLAGLVDATETALSSIHPALAGRLAAPLAWVPTAIGTIVAVLVTYLGVFPYARERRGLEISAATAVGRLAKYLVAMAVLCLGTIAPLIVLFRLSDPSPFLIPILFAALLVWVYVWSQYSVQLSQKLVEPTADQRRRLEAAADRADLTAPLAGVVPGEETETADLYLGGSFRNRRLYATDHAFDALDDGELTALCTRANAADDLRLLERRALVVSLLFGVVLTLTVWRSMLVALLALAIVWPLLSWHLQRCEFAADRRAAQSVGADDLASAYEATADLADDRGRLHERLASRPSTARRLERLRDT; encoded by the coding sequence ATGATCGCGGCAGTCGCGTTCTGGCTCGGCTTGCTCGTCGTCGGCCACCTCGCGGGCCGACTGTACGGCTCGTACACGATGGGCCGCAGCCATGGCGACGATCATCGATCGCGCGGGACGTACCGATTGCTGTCCCTCGTCGGCCTCACGGCCGTCGTCGGCCTCACACTAGCCGGCCTCGTCGACGCAACCGAGACGGCCCTCTCGTCGATCCATCCGGCGCTGGCCGGTAGACTGGCGGCTCCCCTCGCCTGGGTCCCGACGGCGATCGGAACGATCGTCGCGGTCCTCGTCACGTACCTCGGCGTCTTTCCGTACGCCCGCGAGCGGCGCGGCCTCGAGATATCGGCTGCAACTGCGGTCGGTCGTCTCGCAAAGTACCTCGTCGCGATGGCGGTGCTCTGTCTCGGTACGATCGCCCCGCTGATCGTCCTCTTCAGGCTATCGGATCCGAGTCCGTTCCTGATTCCGATCCTGTTCGCCGCGCTCCTGGTCTGGGTCTACGTCTGGTCACAGTACAGCGTGCAACTCTCACAGAAGCTCGTCGAGCCGACGGCCGACCAGCGACGACGACTCGAGGCCGCCGCCGACCGGGCCGACCTGACGGCACCGCTCGCGGGCGTCGTTCCCGGCGAGGAGACCGAAACGGCCGACCTCTACCTCGGGGGATCGTTCCGGAACCGGCGGTTGTACGCCACCGACCACGCGTTCGACGCCCTCGACGACGGCGAACTGACGGCACTGTGTACACGGGCGAACGCGGCCGACGACCTCCGACTCCTCGAGCGCCGAGCACTCGTCGTGTCCCTGCTGTTCGGAGTGGTCCTGACCCTGACCGTCTGGCGATCGATGCTCGTCGCGCTCCTCGCGCTGGCCATCGTCTGGCCGCTCCTGTCCTGGCACCTCCAGCGCTGTGAGTTCGCTGCTGACCGTCGCGCCGCTCAGTCGGTCGGTGCCGACGATCTCGCGAGCGCGTACGAGGCCACCGCGGATCTGGCCGACGATCGCGGACGACTCCACGAACGGCTCGCGTCGAGGCCGTCGACGGCGCGACGGCTCGAGCGCCTTCGCGATACCTGA
- a CDS encoding peroxidase-related enzyme (This protein belongs to a clade of uncharacterized proteins related to peroxidases such as the alkylhydroperoxidase AhpD.) translates to MGKSEPESESTADDTPELSDDAMGRFPVPAFDDLPEDLRERIEAETDRAGFTPNVFSAFAYKPSHFRAFFQYHDALVEDTALEREEIEMIVVAVSGVNHCYYCNVAHGALVRIYAEDPTLADQLIANYRTADINAAHRTMLDVAVTLTERPTEIEESDLEALREAGFSEEAIWDIAAVTAYYNMSNRMATFAEMRPNDEFHTLGRE, encoded by the coding sequence ATGGGTAAGTCAGAACCCGAATCCGAGTCGACGGCCGACGACACACCGGAACTCAGCGACGACGCGATGGGCCGGTTTCCCGTCCCCGCGTTCGACGACCTCCCCGAGGACCTCCGCGAACGGATCGAAGCAGAGACCGACCGCGCCGGGTTCACGCCGAACGTCTTCTCCGCGTTCGCGTACAAACCCTCGCACTTCCGGGCCTTTTTCCAGTATCACGACGCACTCGTCGAGGACACGGCCCTCGAGCGCGAGGAGATCGAGATGATCGTCGTCGCGGTTTCGGGCGTCAATCACTGTTACTACTGCAACGTCGCCCACGGCGCACTCGTACGGATCTACGCCGAGGACCCGACGCTCGCGGATCAGCTGATCGCGAACTACCGAACCGCGGATATCAACGCGGCCCACCGGACGATGCTCGACGTCGCGGTCACGCTCACCGAACGGCCGACCGAGATCGAGGAATCCGACCTCGAGGCGCTGCGGGAGGCCGGCTTCAGCGAGGAGGCGATCTGGGACATCGCAGCCGTGACCGCCTACTACAACATGAGCAATCGGATGGCCACCTTCGCCGAGATGCGGCCCAACGACGAGTTCCACACGCTCGGTCGCGAGTGA
- a CDS encoding GIY-YIG nuclease family protein — translation MSGTYVLVIDVNRSTSIQVGAIGEREFAAGAYAYVGSAFGPGGFSRVDRHRELAAGDRETRHWHVDYLLGHAATQLETAITFPNADRECELAGSLPGESVPGFGASDCECESHLLAVPNAETVLEAAVDAGGVVE, via the coding sequence ATGAGCGGCACGTACGTCCTCGTGATCGACGTGAACCGGTCGACGTCCATCCAGGTCGGTGCGATAGGCGAGCGGGAGTTCGCCGCCGGCGCGTACGCGTACGTCGGCAGCGCCTTCGGCCCCGGCGGCTTCAGCCGCGTCGATCGCCACCGCGAACTCGCCGCCGGCGACCGCGAGACCCGTCACTGGCACGTCGATTACCTGCTCGGTCACGCCGCGACGCAACTCGAGACCGCGATCACGTTCCCCAACGCCGATCGGGAGTGTGAACTCGCGGGCTCGCTCCCCGGCGAGTCGGTTCCCGGGTTCGGGGCCTCGGACTGTGAGTGCGAGTCACACCTCCTCGCGGTCCCGAACGCCGAGACCGTTCTCGAGGCGGCGGTCGATGCCGGCGGTGTCGTCGAGTAG
- the proS gene encoding proline--tRNA ligase, protein MSDESQELGITESKSHKPGEWYAEVVQKANLADYAPMGGFIVTKPRGYALWEAIQDALDGWFKDTGVDNVYFPMFIPESFLEREKDIVEGFDPEVAWVTQGGHDELEERLAVRPTSESIIAPFMADWTRSHRDLPMRLNQWCSVVRWEATETKPFFRTKEFMWQEGHTAHASNEGAWEEVWTRLGQYEKVYEDVLAIPVLRGKKPEHDKFPGADTTTTVEALMPDGKSVQGATSHNLGQSFAEAFDITFADENEDEQTAYTTSWGLSWRALGALIMTHSDDQGLVLPPTVAPTQVVIVPIWQEDTKEEVLEYSEEIADDLETAGFRVELDDRDERNPGFKFNEHELNGVPLRLEIGPYEVDDEEVTLVHRPDNEEAVEDRDGIVDAVDEHLEEIFDKLYDAAEENLEDNVREAHSPEEILGTIGKHGGYVKTPWCGDEACEEVIKEKIAAEIVMQPLADEGGQTAGEVPEPDHDECGVCGDPADEIAYFAKSY, encoded by the coding sequence ATGAGCGACGAGAGTCAAGAACTCGGCATCACCGAGTCGAAATCGCACAAGCCCGGCGAGTGGTACGCCGAGGTCGTCCAGAAGGCGAATCTCGCTGACTACGCCCCGATGGGTGGGTTCATCGTCACGAAACCGCGTGGCTACGCGCTCTGGGAGGCCATCCAGGACGCACTCGACGGCTGGTTCAAAGACACCGGCGTCGACAACGTCTACTTCCCGATGTTCATCCCCGAGAGCTTTCTCGAGCGCGAGAAGGACATCGTCGAAGGGTTCGATCCCGAGGTCGCGTGGGTGACCCAGGGCGGTCACGACGAACTCGAGGAACGACTGGCCGTCCGGCCGACCAGCGAGTCGATCATCGCGCCGTTCATGGCCGACTGGACGCGAAGCCACCGCGACCTGCCGATGCGGCTCAACCAGTGGTGTTCGGTCGTCCGCTGGGAAGCGACGGAGACGAAGCCGTTCTTCCGGACGAAGGAGTTCATGTGGCAGGAGGGTCACACCGCCCACGCGAGCAACGAGGGTGCGTGGGAGGAGGTCTGGACTCGACTGGGCCAGTACGAGAAGGTCTACGAGGACGTGCTGGCGATTCCGGTGCTGCGGGGTAAGAAGCCCGAACACGACAAGTTCCCCGGCGCGGACACCACGACGACCGTCGAGGCGCTGATGCCCGACGGGAAGTCCGTGCAGGGCGCGACCAGCCACAACCTCGGTCAGAGCTTCGCCGAGGCGTTCGACATCACGTTCGCCGACGAGAACGAGGACGAACAGACGGCCTACACCACCTCGTGGGGCCTCTCCTGGCGCGCGCTGGGGGCGCTCATCATGACCCACTCCGACGATCAGGGGCTCGTCCTCCCACCGACGGTCGCGCCCACGCAGGTCGTCATCGTCCCCATCTGGCAGGAAGACACCAAAGAGGAGGTCCTCGAGTACTCCGAAGAAATCGCCGACGACCTCGAGACGGCCGGGTTCCGCGTCGAACTCGACGACCGCGACGAGCGCAATCCCGGCTTCAAGTTCAACGAACACGAACTCAACGGCGTGCCACTCCGACTCGAGATCGGCCCCTACGAGGTCGACGACGAGGAAGTTACCCTCGTCCACCGACCGGACAACGAGGAGGCCGTCGAGGACCGCGACGGCATCGTCGACGCCGTCGACGAGCACCTCGAGGAGATCTTCGACAAGCTCTACGATGCGGCCGAAGAGAACCTGGAAGACAACGTCCGGGAAGCCCACAGCCCCGAGGAGATCCTCGGGACGATCGGCAAACACGGCGGCTACGTGAAGACGCCGTGGTGTGGCGACGAGGCCTGCGAGGAGGTCATCAAGGAAAAGATCGCCGCCGAGATCGTCATGCAACCCCTGGCCGACGAGGGCGGGCAGACGGCGGGGGAGGTCCCCGAACCCGACCACGACGAGTGTGGCGTCTGTGGCGATCCTGCCGACGAGATCGCGTACTTCGCGAAATCCTATTGA
- a CDS encoding NAD-dependent epimerase/dehydratase family protein, with amino-acid sequence MDSALVIGGTRFIGRHLVDDLLDHEYDVTIFNRGTHDDPFADDDRVDHVEGDRTNDTALEAAATTVDPDAVFDCVAYYPKDVRAATRIFGECESYVSVSSGAAYGREEIPKRETETPLEPCTAEQATDDSAETYGNRKAECDRAVFAAAEDGVRAMAVRPPIVYGPHDYTERLDWWIDRVNRFDRVVVPGDGTNVWHRVYVDDVASALRIVAEQGVAGEAYNVGDRRLVTLEEMVELIAESLATTVDVVHAGPRELAAGEIELDDYPLYREYPHVLSTAKLAALGWESTPLEEAMERAVDDHLESDRDGNENGPDREAEERVLGILETL; translated from the coding sequence ATGGACAGCGCACTCGTTATCGGCGGCACTCGCTTTATCGGCCGCCACCTCGTCGACGATCTGCTCGACCACGAGTACGACGTGACGATCTTCAATCGGGGGACCCACGACGACCCCTTCGCGGACGACGACCGCGTCGACCACGTCGAGGGCGATCGGACGAACGACACGGCACTCGAAGCAGCTGCGACGACGGTCGATCCCGACGCCGTCTTCGACTGCGTGGCCTACTACCCCAAGGACGTCCGCGCCGCGACCAGGATCTTCGGGGAGTGTGAGAGCTACGTCTCCGTCTCGAGCGGAGCCGCGTACGGTCGCGAGGAGATCCCAAAACGGGAAACCGAGACGCCACTCGAGCCCTGTACGGCCGAGCAGGCGACCGACGACTCCGCCGAAACCTACGGCAATCGCAAAGCCGAGTGTGATCGAGCGGTGTTCGCGGCAGCCGAGGACGGGGTCCGTGCCATGGCGGTCCGACCGCCGATCGTCTACGGTCCTCACGACTACACCGAGCGCCTGGACTGGTGGATCGACCGCGTGAACCGGTTCGACCGCGTCGTGGTCCCCGGCGACGGGACGAACGTCTGGCACCGCGTGTACGTCGACGACGTCGCCAGCGCGCTGCGGATCGTCGCCGAACAGGGTGTGGCCGGCGAGGCCTACAACGTCGGCGACCGGCGGCTGGTCACGCTCGAGGAGATGGTCGAGTTGATCGCCGAGTCGCTCGCCACCACGGTCGACGTCGTCCACGCCGGTCCGCGAGAGCTCGCGGCCGGCGAGATCGAACTCGACGACTACCCCCTCTATCGGGAGTATCCCCACGTCCTCTCGACGGCGAAACTCGCCGCGCTGGGCTGGGAATCGACGCCGCTCGAGGAGGCGATGGAGCGGGCGGTCGACGACCATCTCGAGAGCGACCGGGACGGGAACGAGAACGGACCGGACCGCGAGGCCGAAGAGCGCGTCCTCGGGATCCTCGAAACGCTCTGA
- the gltB gene encoding glutamate synthase large subunit: MSQPHIASSTERSQGLADPADARSNCGVGVVMDLDGDGGHDIVADGLELLRNLEHRGTTGAEKNTGDGAGIMLQTPDSFFESVLDVSLPDTYAVGSFFLPQDDEARDALVSLVEDTFDTYDLDVLEWRDVPTNNDDLGQTAVDSEPDVYQVVVTPADDISGEDFDRRLYVARRALENAVEDADIPNKERFYVVSLDAKTIVYKGLLKGVQVPTYYPDLTDERMASNFVMVHERFSTNTLGAWHLAHPYRNIIHNGEFNTIQGNINWMRARETDIESDVLSDLEAVKPIIDDPEQSDTASVDNALELLMQDGRDLEHALRMLVPEAWRGDDAMDADRKDWYDFHASLVEPWDGPALVAATDGERVGAVLDRNGLRPCRYDVTTDNRLIMASEAGALETDPQTIEERGRLQPGQLFLADPNEGRVIPDEEVFDDLTDDRYGEWVDQEQVHLDDIRTTNDRAPQNAVAGLRDYQAAFGYTHDELENLIEPMTQKGKDPVGSMGDDTPLSVLTEFNRPLFSYFKQLFAQVTNPPLDYIREELVTSMESRLGFQRNLLDESPEHARQLVLDSPILTDAELESVRDCSANDITATTIDITYEPESDELGTDLEAAIERVREDTVDAIESGTDVIVLSDRGVDEDRVAIPSLLATGAVHHHLVRNGLRNHVGLVVESADPRTVHHFATLVGYGAGAVNPYLAYQTIADITAGPDGADTEVAIDAYVGALEDGLLKIMAKMGISTVESYQGAQIFEAVGLESDLVEEYFEGTENRTEGIGLAEIEEDLRERHATAFGDDGAESDLDRHGEFEYRSGGIHHQWNPDTVGALQQAVRSNDYERYQEFAAKINDQQQNLQTLRGLLEFDSDRDPVPIEEVEPIKDIVERFSTAAMSLGSLSPEAHENNSIAMNRIGAKSNSGEGGEPPERFNTERECNVKQVASGRFGVTSTYLSNADELQIKMAQGSKPGEGGHLPGSKVNEMIAHVRKSTPGVGLISPPPLHDIYSIEDLKQLIFDLKAANEEADINVKLVSEAGIGTVAAGVAKANADVVHISGHDGGTGASPRTSIKSAGLPWELGLAEANQMLCATGLRDRIRVSADGGMKTGRDVAVAALLGAEEYIFGTASLVTGGCVMARQCHKNTCPVGVATQREDLRKRYPGEPDHVINYMTFIAQELREIMAELGFETVDEMIGRVGVLEQRTDVDHPKARNVDLSEVLADPGSDVRRKIREQDHELEDQLDRDLIEAAADAIEEQEPVSLETDVTNVDRTVGAMLSNRITSRYGEPGLPEDTITVDLEGTAGQSFGAFLASGVSMHLDGSANDYVGKGLSGGKLTIRTPETAAYDPTENVSIGNVALYGATDGQLYVNGVAGERFAVRNSGATAVVEGVGDHGCEYMTGGVVAVLGETGTNFAAGMSGGVAYVYDPDDEFAAKANTGMVSLHDELEEKDERMLRRLVENHVAYTGSERGELLLENWERALEAFVKVMPEAYYEAITEQGSDDVRNELPGAPETPVEAESTTFAASDD, from the coding sequence ATGTCACAGCCACATATAGCGTCATCCACCGAGCGTTCACAGGGTCTCGCCGACCCTGCTGACGCGCGGTCGAACTGCGGTGTCGGTGTCGTCATGGACCTCGATGGGGATGGGGGTCACGACATCGTCGCCGACGGACTCGAACTACTGCGCAACCTCGAGCACCGTGGGACGACCGGTGCGGAGAAAAACACCGGCGACGGAGCGGGGATCATGCTCCAGACGCCCGATTCGTTCTTCGAAAGCGTTCTCGACGTCTCCCTTCCCGACACCTATGCCGTCGGCTCGTTTTTCCTCCCACAGGACGACGAGGCACGCGACGCCCTCGTCTCGCTCGTCGAGGACACCTTCGACACCTACGATCTCGACGTCCTCGAGTGGCGGGACGTTCCGACGAACAACGACGACCTCGGGCAGACGGCCGTCGACTCCGAACCCGATGTCTACCAGGTCGTCGTCACGCCCGCGGACGACATCTCCGGCGAGGACTTCGATCGCCGGCTCTACGTCGCTCGACGTGCCCTCGAGAACGCCGTCGAGGACGCCGACATCCCGAACAAAGAGCGCTTCTACGTCGTCTCGCTGGACGCGAAGACGATCGTCTACAAGGGGTTGTTGAAGGGCGTGCAGGTCCCCACGTACTACCCCGATCTCACCGACGAGCGGATGGCATCGAACTTCGTGATGGTCCACGAGCGGTTCTCGACGAACACGCTCGGTGCCTGGCATCTGGCTCATCCCTACCGGAACATCATCCACAACGGCGAGTTCAACACGATTCAGGGCAACATCAACTGGATGCGCGCCCGCGAGACCGACATCGAGAGCGACGTCCTCTCCGACCTCGAGGCGGTCAAACCGATCATCGACGACCCCGAGCAGTCCGACACGGCGAGCGTCGACAACGCCCTCGAACTGCTGATGCAGGACGGGCGGGACCTCGAGCACGCGCTCCGAATGCTCGTCCCCGAGGCCTGGCGCGGCGACGACGCGATGGACGCCGACCGCAAGGACTGGTACGACTTCCACGCTTCGCTCGTCGAGCCGTGGGACGGGCCCGCACTCGTCGCGGCGACCGACGGCGAACGCGTCGGTGCCGTCCTCGATCGGAACGGGCTGCGTCCCTGCCGGTACGACGTGACGACGGACAACCGACTGATCATGGCCAGCGAGGCCGGCGCGCTCGAGACCGATCCCCAGACCATCGAGGAACGTGGTCGCCTCCAGCCCGGCCAACTCTTCCTCGCCGATCCCAACGAGGGACGGGTCATTCCCGACGAGGAAGTCTTCGACGACCTCACGGACGACCGCTACGGCGAGTGGGTCGACCAGGAGCAGGTCCACCTCGACGACATTCGGACCACGAACGACCGCGCGCCCCAGAACGCGGTCGCGGGGCTCCGGGACTACCAGGCCGCCTTCGGCTACACCCACGACGAACTCGAGAACCTGATCGAGCCGATGACCCAGAAGGGGAAAGACCCCGTCGGCTCGATGGGCGACGACACGCCGCTGTCGGTCCTGACCGAGTTCAACCGCCCGCTGTTTTCCTACTTCAAACAGTTGTTCGCACAGGTTACCAACCCGCCGTTAGACTACATCCGCGAGGAACTGGTCACCTCGATGGAGTCGCGACTGGGCTTCCAGCGCAACTTACTCGACGAGTCGCCCGAACACGCCCGCCAGCTCGTGCTGGACTCGCCAATCCTGACCGACGCCGAACTCGAGTCGGTTCGTGACTGTTCGGCAAACGACATCACGGCCACGACGATCGACATCACCTACGAGCCCGAGAGCGACGAACTCGGCACCGACCTCGAGGCGGCGATCGAACGCGTCCGCGAGGACACCGTCGACGCGATCGAATCGGGCACCGACGTGATCGTCCTCTCGGACCGCGGCGTCGACGAGGATCGGGTCGCGATCCCGAGCCTCCTGGCGACCGGGGCCGTCCACCACCACCTCGTCCGCAACGGGCTGCGCAACCACGTCGGGCTCGTCGTCGAGTCCGCCGACCCGCGGACCGTCCACCACTTCGCGACCCTGGTCGGCTACGGCGCGGGCGCGGTCAATCCGTACCTGGCCTACCAGACGATCGCGGACATCACCGCCGGCCCCGACGGTGCCGACACCGAGGTCGCGATCGACGCCTACGTCGGCGCGCTCGAGGACGGCCTCCTGAAGATCATGGCCAAGATGGGGATCTCGACGGTCGAGAGCTACCAGGGGGCGCAGATCTTCGAGGCCGTCGGTCTCGAGTCGGATCTCGTCGAAGAGTACTTCGAGGGGACCGAAAACCGAACCGAGGGGATCGGCCTCGCCGAGATCGAGGAGGACCTCCGCGAGCGCCACGCGACCGCGTTCGGCGACGACGGCGCGGAATCCGATCTCGACCGCCACGGCGAGTTCGAATACCGGTCGGGCGGGATCCACCACCAGTGGAACCCCGACACCGTCGGCGCACTCCAGCAGGCGGTCCGCTCGAACGACTACGAGCGATACCAGGAGTTCGCGGCAAAGATAAACGATCAACAGCAGAACCTCCAGACCCTGCGCGGATTACTCGAGTTCGACTCCGATCGCGACCCGGTCCCGATCGAGGAGGTCGAACCGATCAAGGACATCGTCGAGCGCTTTTCGACCGCGGCGATGTCGCTTGGCTCGCTCTCGCCGGAGGCCCACGAGAACAACTCGATCGCGATGAACCGGATCGGTGCCAAGAGCAACTCGGGCGAGGGCGGCGAACCGCCCGAGCGGTTCAACACCGAACGCGAATGTAACGTCAAGCAGGTGGCGTCGGGCCGCTTCGGCGTCACCTCGACGTATCTCTCGAACGCGGACGAGCTACAGATCAAGATGGCGCAGGGATCCAAGCCCGGCGAGGGCGGTCACCTCCCCGGGTCGAAGGTCAACGAGATGATCGCCCACGTCCGCAAGTCGACGCCCGGCGTGGGGCTCATCTCGCCGCCGCCGCTGCACGACATCTACTCGATCGAGGACTTGAAGCAGCTGATCTTCGATCTCAAAGCCGCAAACGAGGAGGCAGACATCAACGTCAAGCTCGTTTCCGAGGCCGGCATCGGTACGGTCGCCGCGGGCGTCGCGAAGGCAAACGCCGACGTGGTCCACATCTCGGGCCACGACGGCGGGACCGGTGCCTCGCCGCGAACCTCCATCAAGAGCGCTGGTCTCCCCTGGGAACTGGGCCTCGCCGAAGCGAATCAGATGCTCTGTGCGACCGGCCTCCGCGACCGCATCCGCGTCTCGGCAGACGGCGGGATGAAGACCGGGCGCGACGTTGCCGTCGCCGCCCTGCTCGGTGCCGAAGAGTACATCTTCGGGACCGCCTCGCTCGTCACCGGCGGCTGCGTGATGGCCCGGCAGTGTCACAAGAACACCTGCCCGGTCGGCGTCGCCACCCAGCGTGAAGACCTGCGCAAGCGCTACCCCGGCGAGCCCGATCACGTCATCAACTACATGACGTTCATCGCGCAGGAACTGCGCGAGATCATGGCCGAACTCGGCTTCGAGACCGTCGACGAGATGATCGGCCGGGTCGGCGTCTTGGAACAGCGCACCGACGTCGACCACCCGAAGGCCCGCAACGTCGACCTCTCGGAAGTGCTGGCCGACCCCGGCAGCGACGTCCGCCGCAAGATCCGCGAGCAGGACCACGAACTCGAGGACCAACTCGATCGCGACCTCATCGAGGCTGCGGCCGACGCCATCGAGGAGCAGGAACCGGTCTCGCTCGAAACGGACGTCACCAACGTCGACCGCACCGTCGGCGCGATGCTCTCGAACCGCATCACCAGCCGCTACGGCGAACCCGGCCTCCCCGAGGACACCATCACGGTCGACCTCGAGGGGACCGCCGGACAGAGCTTCGGCGCGTTCCTCGCCAGCGGCGTCTCGATGCACCTCGATGGCAGTGCCAACGACTACGTCGGCAAGGGCCTGTCGGGCGGGAAACTCACGATTCGGACGCCCGAGACCGCGGCCTACGACCCGACCGAGAACGTCTCGATCGGCAACGTGGCCCTCTACGGCGCGACCGACGGCCAGCTGTACGTCAACGGCGTCGCCGGCGAGCGCTTCGCGGTGCGCAACTCCGGTGCCACGGCCGTCGTCGAGGGCGTCGGCGACCACGGCTGTGAGTACATGACCGGCGGCGTCGTCGCCGTCCTCGGCGAGACCGGCACGAACTTCGCCGCCGGCATGTCCGGTGGCGTCGCTTACGTCTACGACCCCGACGACGAGTTCGCGGCCAAGGCCAACACCGGCATGGTCTCGCTCCACGACGAACTCGAGGAGAAAGACGAGCGGATGCTTCGCCGGCTCGTCGAGAACCACGTCGCCTACACCGGCTCCGAGCGGGGCGAACTCCTGCTCGAGAACTGGGAGCGTGCCCTCGAGGCCTTCGTGAAGGTCATGCCCGAGGCCTACTACGAGGCGATCACCGAGCAAGGGAGCGACGACGTCCGCAACGAACTGCCGGGCGCACCCGAGACGCCCGTCGAAGCCGAATCCACCACGTTCGCGGCGAGCGACGACTGA
- a CDS encoding RAD55 family ATPase has product MSTQLWTDRTAEYPLECDHCQYPIPGDPEASDEGRYCSVACRDAADESTMADPDAYKRIRSGVEPLDSLLPNGIPADSLLLLSGEEGTRRAELGIELAWRALERGEPAVVVSVANPPTATLERFYANGWNVLPALENDRLRIIDCFTYRLDDPEDFLEKRNDWSAFLGEAAADAIVDVRDPSDRHEVANSLYGALDDLEMTETGLVTIDSLDELESLLQGQLVRDFVTEIRATVSKARFVPIVAAATAADEDAPAEYVFDGIVDLRLTDQLTPSARLKQLAVRKLVGAQFLPQWVTYEHEPARGLFAFGPNTDARQVYDLGTDPSRPNRPR; this is encoded by the coding sequence ATGTCAACGCAGCTCTGGACGGATCGCACTGCCGAGTATCCACTCGAGTGCGACCACTGTCAGTATCCGATTCCGGGCGACCCCGAAGCGAGCGACGAGGGCCGATACTGTTCGGTCGCCTGCCGCGACGCCGCCGACGAGTCGACGATGGCCGATCCCGACGCCTACAAGCGGATCCGCAGCGGCGTCGAACCCCTGGACTCGCTGCTCCCGAACGGCATCCCGGCCGACTCGTTGCTCTTGCTCTCGGGTGAGGAGGGGACCCGTCGCGCCGAACTGGGGATCGAACTCGCCTGGCGCGCCCTCGAGCGGGGCGAGCCCGCCGTCGTCGTTTCCGTCGCGAATCCGCCGACGGCGACGCTCGAGCGGTTCTACGCGAACGGCTGGAACGTCCTGCCGGCGCTGGAAAACGACCGACTGCGGATCATCGACTGTTTCACGTATCGACTCGACGACCCCGAGGACTTCCTCGAGAAGCGAAACGACTGGTCGGCGTTCCTCGGCGAGGCCGCCGCCGACGCCATCGTCGACGTGCGCGATCCGAGCGACCGTCACGAGGTGGCGAACAGCCTGTACGGCGCGCTCGACGACCTCGAGATGACCGAAACCGGGCTGGTCACGATCGACTCGCTGGACGAACTCGAGTCGTTGCTCCAGGGGCAACTGGTCCGGGACTTCGTCACGGAGATCCGAGCGACGGTCTCCAAGGCCCGGTTCGTCCCGATCGTCGCCGCCGCGACGGCGGCGGACGAGGACGCTCCCGCGGAGTACGTCTTCGACGGCATCGTCGATCTCCGGCTGACCGATCAGTTGACCCCGTCGGCTCGGCTCAAACAGCTCGCCGTTCGCAAACTGGTCGGAGCGCAGTTCCTCCCGCAGTGGGTCACCTACGAGCACGAACCCGCCCGCGGGTTGTTCGCGTTCGGACCGAATACGGACGCCCGACAGGTCTACGATCTCGGAACCGATCCGTCACGGCCGAACCGTCCGCGCTAG